The genomic interval CTGAGCAGTGAGCTGGAGCTGTTTTGGCAGAACCTGCTCGCGGGCAAGAGCGGCATCGGACTCGTCACCCGTTTCGATACCACGCAATACGACTGCAAGATTGGCGGCGAAGTGCGCGACTTTAAG from Verrucomicrobiia bacterium carries:
- a CDS encoding beta-ketoacyl synthase N-terminal-like domain-containing protein, translated to MSERRVVITGIGVLTPLSSELELFWQNLLAGKSGIGLVTRFDTTQYDCKIGGEVRDFK